From the genome of Solidesulfovibrio carbinolicus, one region includes:
- a CDS encoding response regulator — translation MTPTLRRVTILAACLLLPLAAAFVSLHVARSVIFDKHRHALQESAKRLHFALVDKTIDSQLIGATSLLGLIQPTVKLAVRGTPLTESDRSELHNVLDPLRRQYAAEGTYLIEAGGVIRIHDTEGATSEGLNVAFRPYFQQAMAGRPNIYAAVGKQSQERGLYYAAPVRDGALPASPVIGVIMTKIGAAFLDALLAGSGSQAALLSPEGVVFAATRPGWLYAVATGATEGKPAAMDRVSRFGDVFKGRQAAALPFSPDQDTAVIAGDTWSLASQSVNWDDPEGAWTLVVLQDTATWFPPADRLLTAGLAAAGTLLVCLTLVALDRVRRRRARAAARFRTLGVAMEVSPLAVVVTDRKTRIRWVNPQFERVTQYSLAEVKRRDPNILASGATPREVYDEMRRALRAGQPWSGEFVNRRKDGSHYHARVAISPVNDAKGNLLGYVGLQEDVSEYKRLLSRMESQLRLEAGLTHFAASFKNEFDPGRLAALALGELVRFLSLPYAAVHVRCSASGAQVLARFGGDRPPGGDVPETCRPLVDDVIASGRPFSLRDLPETASVALAGGAAGLTEIRLLPLGDGQSAVGALEIGLLRELSEADQRYLDKARAELALALKLALDIGERVRAQQALADQNAFQQVLLDTIPNPVFYKGADTRFMGFNRAYEETFGVRREELVGKRVLDLDYLPEEDRRAYQREDEEAIAAGGSVRREMRIPFADGVMHETLYYVSGFRRADGSPGGLVGTFVDISEQKAVERALAAAKEAAVEATLLKSDFLANMSHEIRTPMNAIVGLSHLALTTELTPRQRDYMGKIQQASQHLLGIINDILDFSKIEAGKLSIERTDFDLSAVLENVAALIREKAEAKGLELLFDVAADVPQDLVGDPLRLGQILVNYANNAVKFTEAGEVGIRVRLVAEDDGEAALRFEVRDTGIGLTQEQIARLFQSFSQADASTTRRFGGTGLGLAISKRLAELMGGEVGVDSTPGAGSTFWFTARLRKSRKRHRVLLPDPDLRGRRVLVVDDNESARTVLTDMLAAMSFSVEAAASGQEALNALEAARNKNQPFEVVLLDWQMPGMDGLETAERIRARYNAPPPHLIMVTAFGREEVLRGAEDGGFETVLLKPVTPSLLFDTLMRALGGFHEERRQAPDGQAGQAGHPGQGRLLVVEDNEVNQQVARELLTQAGYTVDVAENGEVALEMVQRTPYDLVFMDMQMPVMDGLAATIAIRKLPGLKTLPIVAMTANAMRQDREKCLAAGMNDFVAKPIDPQALFAVLTARIALRAGQDTAVQAAAPPQPAQALDGIDVAAGLGRVGGNAALYDRLLDKMSQDFPAVPERIRAALTAGDHAAAEIAAHSVKGAAGNVGADELARTAGELEKALRQGDDDAAQAALPAFTEAVDRFARAVAGRERPAPPPQAASPAPAEGGCAADALALLGGLIPHLEARKPKPCAKIMETLLAMPCGEALQADIQALETLIRGYKFPQALERVRALLAAQAPEAS, via the coding sequence ATGACGCCCACCCTTCGCCGAGTGACCATTCTGGCCGCTTGCCTGCTCTTGCCTCTGGCGGCGGCTTTTGTCAGCCTGCACGTGGCGAGGTCCGTCATTTTCGACAAACATCGCCACGCGCTGCAAGAGTCGGCCAAACGCCTGCATTTCGCCCTAGTCGATAAGACCATCGACAGCCAGCTCATCGGCGCGACCAGCCTGCTCGGCCTGATCCAACCCACCGTGAAACTCGCCGTTCGCGGCACGCCCCTGACCGAAAGCGACCGCAGCGAACTGCACAACGTCCTGGACCCCCTGCGCCGCCAATACGCGGCCGAAGGGACTTATCTCATCGAAGCTGGCGGCGTCATCCGCATCCACGACACCGAGGGGGCCACCTCCGAAGGACTCAACGTCGCCTTTCGGCCCTACTTCCAACAGGCCATGGCCGGCCGGCCCAACATCTACGCCGCCGTGGGCAAGCAGTCCCAGGAACGCGGCCTCTACTACGCCGCGCCGGTGCGCGACGGCGCGCTGCCCGCCTCCCCGGTCATCGGCGTCATCATGACCAAGATCGGCGCGGCCTTCCTCGACGCCCTCCTGGCCGGCTCCGGCAGCCAGGCCGCGCTGCTCTCGCCCGAAGGCGTGGTGTTTGCCGCCACGCGCCCCGGGTGGCTCTACGCCGTGGCCACAGGGGCCACGGAAGGCAAACCGGCCGCCATGGACCGCGTCAGCCGCTTTGGCGACGTGTTCAAAGGACGCCAGGCGGCTGCGCTTCCCTTCTCGCCCGATCAGGACACCGCCGTCATCGCCGGCGACACTTGGAGCCTGGCGTCCCAGTCCGTGAACTGGGACGACCCCGAAGGGGCCTGGACCCTGGTGGTGCTTCAGGATACCGCCACGTGGTTCCCGCCGGCCGACCGGCTGCTCACGGCCGGTCTGGCCGCCGCCGGAACGCTGCTGGTCTGTCTGACCCTCGTCGCCCTGGACCGGGTCCGGCGACGCCGGGCCAGGGCGGCGGCCCGGTTCCGCACCCTTGGCGTGGCCATGGAGGTCAGTCCCCTGGCCGTGGTCGTCACCGACCGCAAGACCCGCATCCGCTGGGTCAACCCCCAGTTCGAGCGGGTGACCCAGTACAGCCTGGCCGAGGTCAAACGGCGCGATCCCAACATCCTGGCCAGCGGCGCGACTCCCCGGGAAGTCTACGACGAGATGCGCCGGGCTCTTCGCGCCGGCCAGCCCTGGAGCGGCGAATTCGTCAACCGCCGCAAGGACGGCTCCCATTACCATGCCCGGGTGGCCATCTCTCCGGTAAACGACGCCAAGGGCAACCTGCTGGGCTACGTCGGCTTGCAGGAGGACGTCAGCGAATACAAACGTCTGCTGTCGCGCATGGAATCGCAACTGCGCCTGGAGGCGGGGCTGACGCATTTCGCCGCGTCGTTTAAAAACGAATTCGACCCTGGCCGGCTGGCGGCCTTGGCCTTAGGCGAGCTGGTCCGGTTTTTGTCCCTGCCCTACGCCGCCGTCCATGTCCGCTGCAGCGCGTCCGGCGCCCAGGTCCTGGCCCGGTTTGGCGGCGACCGGCCGCCCGGCGGCGACGTTCCCGAAACCTGTCGTCCCCTGGTCGATGACGTCATCGCCTCGGGTCGGCCTTTTTCCCTGCGCGACCTGCCCGAAACGGCCAGCGTTGCCCTGGCCGGCGGCGCGGCCGGGCTGACGGAAATCCGGCTGCTGCCCCTGGGCGACGGCCAGTCGGCCGTGGGGGCGCTGGAGATCGGCCTGCTGCGGGAACTGTCCGAGGCCGACCAGCGCTATCTGGACAAGGCCCGGGCCGAACTGGCCCTGGCCCTCAAGCTCGCCCTGGACATCGGCGAACGTGTCCGGGCCCAGCAGGCCCTGGCCGACCAGAACGCCTTCCAACAGGTGCTTCTCGACACCATTCCCAATCCCGTCTTTTACAAAGGCGCGGACACCCGCTTTATGGGTTTCAACCGGGCCTACGAGGAGACTTTTGGCGTGCGCCGCGAGGAACTTGTCGGCAAACGTGTCCTGGACCTCGACTATCTGCCCGAAGAGGACCGGCGGGCCTACCAGCGCGAGGACGAAGAGGCCATCGCCGCCGGCGGCTCGGTGCGCCGGGAAATGCGCATCCCCTTTGCCGACGGGGTGATGCACGAGACCCTCTACTACGTTTCGGGCTTTCGCCGGGCCGACGGCAGCCCCGGCGGTCTGGTCGGCACCTTCGTGGACATCAGCGAGCAAAAAGCCGTGGAGCGGGCTCTGGCCGCGGCCAAGGAGGCCGCCGTGGAGGCCACCCTGCTCAAATCCGACTTCCTGGCCAACATGAGCCACGAAATCCGCACGCCCATGAACGCCATCGTGGGCCTGTCCCATCTGGCCCTGACCACCGAGCTGACCCCCCGCCAGCGCGACTACATGGGCAAGATCCAGCAGGCCAGCCAGCATCTGCTCGGCATCATCAACGACATCCTGGATTTCTCCAAAATCGAGGCCGGCAAGCTGTCCATCGAACGCACCGACTTCGACCTGTCGGCGGTGCTTGAAAACGTGGCCGCGCTGATCCGGGAAAAGGCCGAAGCCAAGGGGCTGGAGCTGCTGTTCGACGTGGCCGCCGACGTGCCCCAGGACCTTGTGGGCGACCCGCTGCGCCTGGGGCAGATCCTGGTCAACTACGCCAACAACGCCGTCAAGTTCACCGAGGCCGGCGAGGTGGGCATCCGGGTGCGGCTGGTCGCCGAAGACGACGGCGAGGCGGCCCTGCGCTTCGAGGTGCGCGACACCGGCATCGGCCTGACCCAGGAGCAGATCGCCCGGCTGTTTCAAAGCTTTTCCCAGGCCGACGCCTCCACCACCCGCCGTTTTGGCGGTACGGGCCTGGGACTGGCCATCTCCAAGCGTTTGGCCGAACTCATGGGCGGCGAGGTCGGCGTGGACTCGACCCCGGGGGCGGGTTCGACCTTCTGGTTCACGGCGCGGCTGCGCAAAAGCCGCAAACGCCACCGCGTCCTTTTGCCCGACCCGGACCTGCGCGGCCGGCGCGTCCTGGTGGTGGACGACAACGAAAGCGCCCGCACGGTGCTCACCGACATGCTGGCCGCCATGAGCTTTTCCGTGGAGGCCGCCGCTTCGGGCCAGGAAGCCCTAAACGCCCTGGAAGCGGCCCGGAACAAGAACCAGCCCTTCGAGGTCGTGCTGCTCGACTGGCAGATGCCCGGCATGGACGGCCTAGAAACCGCCGAGCGCATTCGCGCCCGATACAATGCGCCGCCGCCGCACCTGATCATGGTCACGGCTTTTGGCCGCGAGGAGGTCCTGCGCGGGGCCGAGGACGGCGGCTTCGAGACCGTGCTGCTCAAGCCCGTGACCCCGTCCCTGCTTTTTGACACCCTCATGCGCGCCCTGGGCGGCTTTCACGAGGAACGGCGGCAGGCCCCGGACGGGCAGGCCGGACAGGCCGGCCACCCAGGCCAGGGCCGGCTGCTTGTGGTGGAAGACAACGAGGTCAACCAGCAGGTGGCCCGGGAGCTGCTCACCCAGGCCGGCTACACCGTGGACGTGGCCGAAAACGGCGAGGTCGCCTTGGAGATGGTGCAGCGCACGCCCTACGACCTCGTTTTCATGGACATGCAGATGCCGGTCATGGACGGCCTGGCCGCCACCATCGCCATCCGCAAGCTGCCCGGATTGAAGACCCTGCCCATCGTGGCCATGACCGCCAACGCCATGCGCCAGGACCGGGAAAAATGCCTGGCTGCCGGCATGAACGATTTTGTGGCCAAACCCATTGATCCCCAGGCCCTATTTGCCGTGTTGACTGCCCGGATCGCGCTGAGAGCCGGACAGGACACGGCGGTCCAGGCGGCCGCGCCCCCGCAGCCCGCCCAAGCCCTGGACGGCATCGACGTCGCCGCCGGCCTTGGCCGGGTCGGCGGCAACGCCGCCCTCTACGACCGGTTGCTCGACAAGATGAGCCAGGATTTCCCGGCCGTGCCCGAGCGCATCCGGGCCGCCTTGACGGCCGGCGACCATGCGGCGGCGGAAATCGCGGCCCATTCCGTCAAAGGCGCGGCCGGCAACGTGGGGGCCGACGAGCTGGCCCGTACGGCCGGCGAGCTGGAAAAGGCCCTGCGCCAGGGCGACGACGACGCGGCCCAGGCGGCCTTGCCGGCCTTCACCGAGGCCGTGGACCGCTTCGCCCGGGCCGTGGCCGGGCGGGAAAGGCCCGCCCCCCCACCCCAGGCCGCGTCGCCGGCCCCGGCCGAGGGGGGCTGCGCCGCCGACGCCCTGGCCCTCCTGGGCGGCCTCATCCCCCACTTGGAAGCCAGAAAGCCCAAGCCCTGCGCCAAAATTATGGAAACCTTGCTGGCCATGCCCTGCGGCGAGGCGCTGCAGGCAGACATCCAGGCCCTGGAAACCCTCATTCGGGGCTACAAGTTTCCCCAGGCCCTGGAACGCGTACGCGCCTTGCTGGCCGCCCAGGCCCCGGAGGCCTCATGA
- a CDS encoding methyl-accepting chemotaxis protein, giving the protein MPTILSIVASMALAGLFSYRKASDELWNELISSSQNIADTVCKGLNIYTEDIKNVLVMQSRSDFITGYVAAPAKDGTTQQKALAALKELLAFDSSIDAGFILDEKGGVLLSTDPGITGSYADRGYFQQAIKGETNYSEPLLSRSTGKPVFLVATPVAVGGRPAGVLVVRVNLAKFSEDMVAPVKVGQNGYAFIVDKAGVVFSHPDAGRILKFKLAEFDWGRKLLSMARGVVEYQMDGLAKAAVFTRDKNTGWTVAVTVNADDIARSSQAVRNATLLFGGAGTLVVCLLIVLVTRKIVADLARCVAFAGAVAEGELGRTLSLARRDELGALSDSLDAMVVKLRAMIETATAKTREAEEQTEIARQATARADEARTRAEQAKREGMLAAAGRLEGVVAVVSSASAELSSQVEESNHGAQEQARRTAETATAMEEMNATVLEVARNAGRAAETVHDAKRKAEQGAEVVDEAVASIGLVRDKATELSRDMHALGKQAGDISQIMTTINDIADQTNLLALNAAIEAARAGEAGRGFAVVADEVRKLAEKTMAATREVGAAIIGIQQGTQKNVDNFEAAAKLIGQATDQAGGSGVALKEIVALVEDATDQVRSIATAAEEQSAASEEINRSVDDINRISTEVSQAMSHSAQAVSELAEQAQELRALIASLKEQ; this is encoded by the coding sequence ATGCCGACTATTTTGTCCATTGTGGCCAGCATGGCCTTGGCGGGACTTTTTTCCTATCGCAAAGCTTCGGATGAACTCTGGAATGAGCTTATTTCTTCTTCGCAGAATATTGCCGATACCGTGTGCAAGGGCCTGAACATCTACACGGAAGACATCAAAAATGTGCTCGTCATGCAGAGCCGCAGCGACTTCATCACGGGATATGTCGCCGCCCCGGCCAAGGACGGGACCACGCAGCAAAAGGCTCTGGCCGCCCTCAAGGAGTTGCTGGCCTTTGACAGCTCCATCGACGCCGGCTTTATCCTCGACGAAAAGGGCGGCGTGCTGTTGTCCACCGATCCCGGCATCACCGGCAGCTACGCCGACCGTGGCTATTTCCAGCAGGCGATCAAGGGCGAGACCAACTATTCCGAACCGCTGCTGAGCCGCTCCACGGGCAAGCCGGTGTTTCTCGTGGCCACGCCCGTGGCCGTCGGCGGCCGGCCGGCCGGGGTTTTGGTCGTGCGGGTCAACTTGGCCAAATTTTCCGAGGACATGGTTGCCCCGGTCAAGGTGGGCCAAAACGGCTACGCCTTTATCGTGGACAAGGCCGGCGTGGTGTTCAGCCATCCCGACGCTGGACGCATCCTCAAATTCAAGCTGGCCGAATTCGACTGGGGCCGCAAACTCCTGTCCATGGCCCGCGGGGTGGTCGAATACCAGATGGACGGCCTGGCCAAGGCCGCCGTCTTCACCCGCGACAAGAACACCGGCTGGACCGTGGCCGTCACCGTCAACGCCGACGACATCGCCCGTTCCAGCCAGGCCGTGCGCAACGCCACCCTGCTTTTCGGCGGCGCGGGAACCCTGGTCGTGTGCCTGCTTATCGTTCTGGTCACCCGCAAGATCGTGGCCGATCTGGCCCGGTGCGTGGCCTTTGCCGGCGCGGTGGCCGAGGGCGAGCTTGGGCGCACGTTGTCCCTGGCGCGGCGTGACGAACTGGGGGCCTTGTCCGATTCCCTGGACGCCATGGTGGTCAAGCTGCGGGCCATGATCGAGACGGCCACGGCCAAAACCCGGGAGGCCGAGGAACAGACCGAGATCGCCCGGCAAGCCACGGCCCGGGCCGACGAGGCCCGGACCCGGGCCGAACAGGCCAAGCGCGAGGGCATGTTGGCCGCGGCCGGTAGGCTCGAAGGCGTGGTGGCCGTGGTGTCCTCGGCCTCGGCAGAGCTGTCGTCTCAGGTGGAGGAATCCAACCATGGCGCCCAGGAACAGGCCCGGCGCACGGCCGAAACGGCCACGGCCATGGAAGAGATGAACGCCACCGTCCTGGAAGTGGCCCGAAACGCCGGCCGGGCCGCCGAGACCGTCCATGACGCCAAGCGCAAGGCCGAGCAGGGGGCCGAGGTGGTGGACGAGGCCGTGGCCAGCATAGGCCTTGTGCGCGACAAGGCGACCGAACTCAGCCGCGACATGCACGCCCTGGGCAAGCAGGCCGGCGACATCAGCCAGATCATGACGACGATTAACGATATCGCCGATCAGACCAATCTTTTGGCGCTCAACGCCGCCATCGAGGCGGCCCGGGCCGGCGAGGCCGGGCGGGGATTCGCCGTGGTCGCCGACGAAGTGCGCAAACTGGCCGAAAAAACCATGGCCGCCACCCGAGAGGTCGGCGCGGCCATCATCGGCATCCAGCAGGGCACCCAGAAAAACGTCGATAATTTCGAGGCCGCCGCCAAACTCATCGGCCAGGCCACCGACCAGGCCGGGGGCTCGGGCGTGGCGCTTAAGGAGATCGTGGCCCTGGTGGAGGACGCCACCGATCAGGTCCGTTCCATCGCCACCGCCGCCGAGGAGCAGTCGGCGGCCAGCGAAGAGATCAACCGCAGCGTGGACGACATCAACCGCATTTCCACCGAGGTCTCCCAGGCCATGAGCCATTCGGCCCAGGCCGTGTCCGAATTGGCCGAGCAGGCCCAGGAGCTGCGCGCGCTTATTGCCTCGCTCAAGGAGCAGTGA